TGCATCGAGGGCCTGGACGAGCGAGTACACCTCGGCTCGCAGGGCCTCATCGTCGATTCGGGCCATGAACGCGGGGCGCTCGGCGGCGGTCAGGGCGCAGACGTCCTCGAAAAGCGCCTTGAGATGGTCCCATCGTGTGGAGTCGTTCATGAGATGGCATGGCGGAAGGTGGTGCCATGGCATATGCGGCATTTTAGGCCGGACAGGCTCATGGATCGGGTGTTTTTCGGGCGGACTCTCCAAAAAGCGCCCGGTGCAACCAGGCCTTGCCCAGATTCCAGTCCCGTTTGACCGTGGCCGGCGAGAGCGCCAGGGCCTCGGCCGTCTCAGCAATCGTTAGACCTCCGAAGTACCGGCATTCCACGATGCGGCAGAGCCTCGCGTCGACCGTTTCGAGCTGCGTCATCGCCTGGTCGAGCGCAAGGAGGTCCTCCAGATGATCCTCGGATACAAGCACGTTTTCTTCCAGCGTCAGGTTGAACTGTCCACCGCCGCGCTTGGCGCGGTTGCGCCGCCGCGCGTAATCGATCAGGATATGGCGCATCGCGCGCGCGGCGACGGCAAAGAAATGGGTCCGGTTCTGCCACGGCGTCGCTTCCTGTCCGAGCAGGCTAAGATACGCCTCGTGCACGAGGGCCGTGGTGTTCAGGGTATGCTGGGCACGTTCGTGTCGCAGGTAGACGTGGGCGAGGCGTTGCAATTCGTCATAGACCAGCGGCATCAACCGATCGAAGGCCTCCGGTTCGCCTTCGCGCCAACGGATGAGAAGGGCTGTTACTTCGCGTGATGAAGTGGGCATCGGCCAGACTATGGCGTAAATC
The genomic region above belongs to Rhodothermales bacterium and contains:
- a CDS encoding sigma-70 family RNA polymerase sigma factor, giving the protein MIYAIVWPMPTSSREVTALLIRWREGEPEAFDRLMPLVYDELQRLAHVYLRHERAQHTLNTTALVHEAYLSLLGQEATPWQNRTHFFAVAARAMRHILIDYARRRNRAKRGGGQFNLTLEENVLVSEDHLEDLLALDQAMTQLETVDARLCRIVECRYFGGLTIAETAEALALSPATVKRDWNLGKAWLHRALFGESARKTPDP